The Leopardus geoffroyi isolate Oge1 chromosome C3, O.geoffroyi_Oge1_pat1.0, whole genome shotgun sequence genomic interval TCCGTTTCCTTTTGCCTGTTCAAGGCACTGTTCTAGCgactatgctctctctcttctgcatCATCAAGTTTTCCTTCTCAACTCACTTGCTGAAACACTCTCCCACGACTCCGCCTTCTTCCCCACCTTCTGTCAAACTTCTCTGCTGCTCTTAAAGCAGAGCTCTTTGGAAGAGCTATCGTTACACACACATCCATCAAAAGGTCCCATGGATCCTACCATGAAAATTGTCTCAAGTCTGAATACTTCTCATCACCTCCAGCCCTCTTCCAAACCCCCATGATCTGGCCTCTCCACTCACTGGCTTATCGTCCTCATAATTCTTTCCCCTggtttctctcttgcctctctagGGCCTGTTCTCTGAGCAGCaaagtgattctttaaaaatatatcaggcCATGATTCCCTGTGCCCCGAACTTTGTAATGCCTTTccatcaactgaaaaaaaaaaaaaaaaaaaaatccaaagcctTTGCCCTGGTCCAGAGATATTCATATTCTGGCTCCCCACCCAGCTTAATTTCTTCTACACTCTCCCTCATTCACTCGGCCCCAGCCATGCTGGTTTTCTTACTCTTCCTTGAACACAGAAGGCACAAAACCTGCCTCAGGGACTTTCCACCTGATGTTTCATCCGCCTGGAAGGCTTCTCTCCCACACGTTCACATGGCTGGTTTTTATATGTCATTCAAActtctgctcaaatgtcactcaTCAGAGAGCCCTTCCTAGATACGCcgcttcattttccttcttggaACATGTCACTAACTGGCATAAGTGTTTAATGAGTTCGGGAACTTTATTTTGCTCACCGCTTCATCCCCAGTGTCTAGAATGATGCTTGGCATGTATTAGGCAGCGATAcgtttcttgaataaatgaatcttgTGTTTCTTCTATACTCCATTAGGGCGTAGAATCAAACATCAGTAAGTGGTTGataaatattcatcaaaatagGGTATAAATGGCATAATCTACGTGTCATACACTGGGTTCTTTCTATCCGCTCTTAAAGCAGAGCGCTTCTATCTGGCAGTCATTCAGCAAAGGTTTGCATTTGCTAAAATGAGGGATAATACTGGAGACTCCACTGAGCTATCCTATGGATGAGATGACAGAACCTTCGTGAAAGCACTCGATTCCTGTATTTTGGGAAATATCAGGTATTCGATTTGGAAATGAGCCCGCAGACTCCAAGGGTACCCGGGAGCCCACAGGCATGCCTCTGTCTCAAGATGAATTGTACCTTGCGATAGGAATGTCCAGATGAAGCAGCCCCGGTGACATAATTCTGAGGAGGGGGAACtactattattttgaatttaactCTCCATCTGGGCAGAAAGGCCAGAGAAGAGCACACGTATCGTTGACTAATCTTATTTCAAATTCATGTCCTTGGCCTTAGGAGGGGCCCCAGTTGCTTCCCAGCAATGCTGTTACTGTTTCCTACTTCAGTCACTTTCCTGCTTCCCTGGATGAGTGTTTCATCCCTtctttccctgcttccttccttcagtatctcttccctcctcctcttggaTGATGACCATGTTACCTGTTTTACTTCAAAAACAGACGCaatgagaggcacctggatggttcggttggttaagtgtccgggtcttgattttggctcaggtcatgatctcgcagttcgtgagatcgagccccgtgtcaggtgaGCCATcagccgcttgggattctctctctctctctctctctccaataaatacataaataagcttgaaaagaaaacccagaagcaATGAGAAGAGACCTTGCAAATGTTCCCACGTGTTGCCTCTGGACCCGTAAGCTCTGCCTTCCCTCCAGTTCACCCCCTGTTCAGGGCCACCTCTACTTACGCACTAGACCTcatcccctttctccttctccagccGCGAGGCTCTTGTAATACTGTAGTGTGTCCTTCTCTACTGAGTTATTTTCATAAAGACACAAACATTCTGTCATTTCCGCCATCTTAAGGCAGATCTTCTCGTGAGCCGTATCCCCCTCAAACCACACACCCCCATCCCCATTTTTTTGCAACGCCTTCTGCATTTGCTGCCTCAATCTCTCCTCCATTTCTTTCACGAACCCACTATAACCAGACGTCTGCTCCCTTCCTCCACTGTGACCCTCTTGTCAGGGTCACCAGGTCAGCCCCCGTCTTCATCTTACTTGGCTGGCCTGCAGAATTGGACACGGTTCGTCACTCTCTCCTGCGTGAAATAGTTTCTTCACAGGCCTTCTAAATTACTATAATCTCTCGGCTTTTCTCCTACCTGACTTCTTCTCAATTTCCCTTGCTGATTTTTCCTTAGTTCTACAACCTCAAATCACTGGAATGTCCCAGGCTTTGACTGTGTTCTCTTTATCTGATAGTGCTCTCGTGCAGTCTGGcagctttaacattttttttttttaatgtttttatttatttttgaaggagagagagggggagacacggaattcgaagcaggctccaggctctaagctgtcagcacagagcccgatgcggggctcaaacccacaaactgtgagatcatgacctgagctaaagctggacgctcaaccgactgagccacccaggcacccctgacggCTTTAAATGTCAGCCCTATGTTTAACAACTGCCCAATTTATACCTCTGGGCCAGGTCCTCCTCTTGGACATCCAGCAGCTCGTAGAAGAATCTCCACTTGGGTAATTAGTAGACCTCTTGGACTTGTCCGAACACAAGCTCCTGACCCTTTTCCTAAAATCTGCTCCTCCTGCCGCCTTCTCCACTGTGGGAAACGACAACTCCATTTTCCTCACTTCTTCAGGCCACACACTCTGGAGTCATCCTTGACCCCTTTCTCAGAAGGCCACTCATCCAGTCAACCGATCCCTTGGGTCATAACATGAAAATATACCCGGGATCGAACTCCTCACCACCCTGACCCAAGCTACCCCTATCTCTTGCCTCATTTTCTGCAGGaaacaccgccccccccccccccccccccccgccgccaggttttcctgcttcctcccacGTGCCCCTTTGTGCCTTCTCATCTCACCTATAAAAGGGAAAATCCTTAAGGAGGCTCTCCCAAGgcgtgggcgcctgggtggctcagtcagttaagcgtctgactcttgatttcagctcaggccgtgatctcacagtttgtgggatcgaacccctcataagggctctgggctgacagcggggagcctgcttgggactctctctccctctctgtctgcccctccccccactctcccacaaaataaataaataaataacccatttaaaaaaaaaaaagctcccagGTCCCCCCATGGTCGACCCACCCCAGTTCATCTCTGATCTTGTCTCCACCCCCCTTTCTCTTGCTTCCCTCCTCTTGACGGCTCATCTCACTTCCACTCCTCAGCCATCGGAGGGTCCCTTATCTCCTTCAGCTCTTGGCTCAAATGCTACTTTCAGGGAGGATTTTCCCGACCACTCTGCGCACAACTGTGTTTCTCcattcccaccccagccctcgcTACCCCTCTGCCTGTCTTCTGTCTACAGCACCTATGACCACTTCGCACACTAGCGTAGTAGGTCTATCTGTGCACGAGGATGTAAAGCCCATGAGCACAGAGCTAGTTTGTTTTGTCCTCCACGACTTCCCTAGCgccaataaatacttgttgaacgAGTTTTGACaactttcctccctctctccgaTCTTGAGACCTGCTTCTTCAAAAGCCTAGGGGAAAGTGCTTGGTCGGAGGACCTCAAAGTGTTGACAAGGAGTCTGAGGGGATGGCACCTTAGTGCTTCTGTGAATATCTAACATTCTgatttgtcttttccagcttaATACCAAAACGTCCCCAGCAACCAACCAGGCACCTGGCCCAGAGGAAAAGGGTGAGTGGGGTTGGGCTAGGCAATCTGTAGAGCGGGTAGATACACGGACATGAAGACGGGTAGGGCTGTGAGTCTGGAAGCTCCCGGAGCCAGACGTAATCGGAATAGGAACGTGGATAAGTGAAACAAAGCACTAGGTTAGAACTCCTTCCACTTTTTCCTCAGAAGGAAACCTACCGGCATTGCCTCTTTGATTTTAGAAACTGGCTCGGGAGTGCTTGGGAGCAGGCACTGTGAGAGGAAGAAACTCGCCAGGTAATCGGGCCACTGGGTCAATGAGAAATTGAGAACAAGCTGGGGACAGTGAACATGCTCTGGATATGAAGCGCGGGGTTTAGGAATGAGTGGTGACAGAAGACATTTGCCATCTTGGTCTAAGAGCAGCAAAGCTCCTACGTAGCTAGAGAGAGCTCTCAGCCTCCGTCCCCTGACTCAAGTTTGCAGGAGACTTACCGGGCGTCCTTAGTCCTAGCAAAGACTGGAGAACCCCACAGAGCCCAGCAGGAAGTGGACCCTAACCGCTGCATTTGGGGGTCTGGAGAAAGGGGCGGGGGCAATGCCCGTGTACCCATTTATGAGTCTCTCAACCCCCTGCAGGGAAGGCCAACAGTGCCAAGAaggctgaggaggaagaggagattgATATTGATCTGACAGCACCGGAAACAGAGAAGGCTGCCCTTGCCATTCAGGGCAAGTTCCGGagattccagaaaaggaaaaaggatccTAGCCCCTGAATAACCAGGCTtgccctccccccctctcccttctctcccctcctccacagtTCCCACTCCTGTGTGTCCCTCTCGCCTCTTGTCGAGGCAAGTTCGACCCTTAGATATTATTTTCTCTGATCGCCCCCTCCAGCCATCGCCACAGTGGAAGCACGAGGAGCATGGGGAAGATGGAGAACCCAGTTGGCAGCCACCTGCCTGAGGTGGACCGGTTTCTCCTCGGGATAAGCCTCCTTCGTCGGTACCTGTGCCTCGCCTGTGAGGTTGAGGGGCAAGAGGCTTTGAGGCTGAGACAGGGGCCCCTGCCagcgtgggagggaggggaaagcctTCAGAGCAGGGCgccgacggggggggggggggcaccagcaCCGTTCTGCCAGCTACAACATTCACACTTCAGGTAACGGGTTTTGCCGCTCACATCCTTCTGGGCCACCGCATCCACCCACCCTCTTAGGAGCTGAGTGACAGTGGGGACTGGAGCCCCCCCCTCCCAGGGAGACCCAAATCAAGCACCTTCCACGTTATTGCATGCCGAGTAGAGGAGTTCCCAGGAAGGGACCCTTCATCATCCAGTCTGCGACCataaaaggcagaggcagaggcagagcggGTTCCGAGGGTCAAGGGCAGGGAGATGGGACTAGAGCCGATCTGGAGAGGACaggagcgtgggggaggggggccttcTGGAGACTACTGCTGGTAGATGTGTACCCAGATGAAGGATTTCCGGGACTTTGCTAACCTGCCTACCTCTAACCTCCCACATGTGGCCATCCCTGAAGGCCGCCAAACCAAGTGACCCCTGGAGTCCCCACCTACCCCGCCGTGGAGTCCGAGCGGAAGTGACATAGCCCCTCTGTGTGACTTTAGCATGTTTAAtgatgattaaagaaaaaaaccaaaccctcCAGTGGGGTCATTCAACCTCCACTTCTGTCTTTTCTTGGAGGGGATGTGGGTGCGAGCCTGAGCTGGCCTGGGGCGTGGGGGTTGGTGATGGAGAAGGTGCAAGGATTATGGTGCGGTGGCACAGGAAGTCAA includes:
- the PCP4L1 gene encoding Purkinje cell protein 4-like protein 1; its protein translation is MSELNTKTSPATNQAPGPEEKGKANSAKKAEEEEEIDIDLTAPETEKAALAIQGKFRRFQKRKKDPSP